A stretch of the Oceanibaculum nanhaiense genome encodes the following:
- a CDS encoding TMEM165/GDT1 family protein encodes MEAFLVSTGVVALAEIGDKTQLLALLLAARYRQPVPILLGIFVATVANHALAGFIGTVAAGLIGDDWLRWVVGLSFLAVAAWMLIPDRLDEEEVPRFRGHGAFLAALVCMFLAEMGDKTQIATIVLAARFESLLAVIAGTTAGMMIANTPAVLLGEAAARHVPLKLVHGAAAAIFAVIGITVLLGFDGLT; translated from the coding sequence ATGGAAGCCTTTCTCGTTTCGACCGGTGTGGTCGCCCTCGCCGAAATTGGCGACAAGACGCAGCTGCTGGCCTTGTTGCTGGCCGCCCGCTATCGCCAGCCAGTGCCGATCCTGCTGGGGATTTTCGTGGCGACCGTGGCCAATCACGCGCTGGCAGGATTCATCGGCACGGTGGCGGCCGGGCTGATCGGCGACGACTGGCTGCGCTGGGTGGTGGGCCTGTCCTTCCTCGCCGTGGCCGCCTGGATGCTGATCCCTGACAGGCTGGATGAGGAGGAGGTGCCGCGCTTCCGGGGGCATGGCGCCTTCCTGGCGGCGCTGGTCTGCATGTTCCTGGCCGAGATGGGCGACAAGACGCAGATCGCCACCATTGTGCTGGCGGCGCGGTTCGAGTCGCTGCTCGCCGTCATTGCCGGCACCACGGCGGGCATGATGATCGCCAATACCCCGGCCGTGCTGCTGGGCGAGGCCGCGGCCCGCCATGTGCCGCTGAAGCTGGTGCATGGGGCGGCCGCCGCGATTTTCGCGGTGATCGGCATCACTGTCCTGCTTGGCTTCGACGGGCTGACGTGA
- a CDS encoding cupin domain-containing protein — MADYPAAIATQQADNDRVCVTEWRFPPGHATGWHKHGYDYVVVPTTDGVLTLQHPDGSRTESPIKLGNSYYRDAGVEHDVINLTDREIVFVEIEFKTPR, encoded by the coding sequence ATGGCCGATTACCCTGCCGCCATCGCCACCCAGCAGGCCGACAATGACCGTGTCTGCGTCACCGAATGGCGCTTTCCGCCGGGCCATGCGACCGGCTGGCACAAACATGGCTACGATTATGTCGTGGTGCCGACGACGGACGGCGTGCTGACGCTGCAGCATCCCGACGGCAGCCGCACCGAAAGCCCGATAAAGCTGGGGAATTCCTATTATCGCGATGCCGGCGTCGAGCATGACGTGATCAACCTGACCGACCGCGAGATCGTCT
- a CDS encoding SRPBCC family protein, whose amino-acid sequence MSDTMSLDAYGSLIEPATLKIQRLLPGPIELVWAYLTDGELRRQWLAAGAMDGKPGSSFEFVWRNDELTDPPGQRPAHMPEEHRMTCTILDFDAPRRLVISWGEKQTGEVAFTLEQQGAEVLLTIIHRRVPSRDILLNVSSGWHAHLDILAARLAGTTPAPHWDHWVSLRAEYDQRLPA is encoded by the coding sequence ATGAGCGACACCATGAGTCTGGATGCCTATGGCAGCCTGATCGAACCCGCCACGCTGAAGATCCAGCGCCTGCTGCCCGGCCCCATCGAGCTTGTCTGGGCCTATCTGACGGATGGCGAGCTGCGTCGCCAGTGGCTGGCGGCGGGTGCCATGGACGGCAAGCCCGGCAGCAGCTTCGAGTTCGTCTGGCGCAATGACGAGCTGACGGACCCGCCCGGCCAGCGTCCGGCGCATATGCCCGAGGAGCACCGCATGACCTGCACCATCCTCGACTTCGACGCACCGCGCCGGCTGGTTATCAGCTGGGGCGAGAAGCAGACCGGCGAGGTCGCCTTCACGCTGGAGCAGCAGGGGGCTGAGGTGCTGCTGACCATCATCCACCGCCGCGTGCCCAGCCGGGATATCCTGCTGAACGTGTCCTCCGGCTGGCATGCGCATCTGGACATCCTGGCCGCGCGCCTGGCCGGCACGACACCGGCCCCGCACTGGGACCACTGGGTCAGCCTGCGGGCGGAGTACGACCAGCGCCTGCCGGCGTAA
- a CDS encoding ArsR/SmtB family transcription factor, translated as MVEHENIQLDNVFHALGDPTRRQMLQALADGERTVSQLADPFAISLAAASKHIKTLERAGLIRREVRGRTHLCRLEPGPLASAHDWLGFYQRFWTERLDILERLLRQEDAGKSPQPPKTETPEGDEK; from the coding sequence ATGGTTGAACATGAAAACATACAGCTGGACAATGTGTTCCACGCCCTCGGCGATCCCACGCGGCGGCAGATGCTGCAGGCCCTGGCCGATGGCGAGCGCACGGTGAGTCAGCTGGCCGACCCCTTCGCGATCTCGCTGGCGGCGGCCTCCAAGCACATCAAGACCCTCGAGAGGGCCGGGCTGATCCGCCGCGAGGTGCGCGGCCGGACCCATCTCTGCCGCCTCGAACCCGGACCGCTGGCCAGCGCGCATGACTGGCTGGGCTTCTACCAGCGCTTCTGGACCGAGCGGCTGGACATCCTCGAGCGCCTGTTGCGCCAGGAGGATGCCGGCAAATCCCCCCAACCCCCGAAGACCGAGACCCCGGAAGGAGACGAAAAATGA